A segment of the Leptotrichia massiliensis genome:
GGCGGATTGTATTTTATGTGATAAATTTTACCAGTTTTTTTCGATACCCTTCTTCCTGTGATTCTTTCGATAATTTCTTCATCACTAACTTCAAGTGCGATTACTTTTTCAATTTCTCTGTTTGATTTTTCCAAAATTTTGTCAAGTTCTTCAGCTTGAGCCACTGTTCTTGGAAACCCATCCAAAATAAATCCTTTTTTACAGTCTTCTTCCTGAAGTCTTGCTTCCACAAGTCCATTTACAATGTCATCAGAAACCAATTTCCCTTCATCCATCAATTTTTTTGCTTCCAGTCCTAACGGAGTCTTATTCGCAATTGCGGCTCTCAAAATATCTCCTGTTGAAATTTGAGGAATTTCATATTTTTGAATTAATTCCTTTGCCTGAGTTCCTTTTCCTGCTCCTGGTGCTCCAAATAACACTATATTCATAATTATTTATCCGATATTTAAAATTAAATACCGCTCCTTTCCAAATTTATTTTTTCACATCTAATTTTAACATTTTAAAAGCCATTTTTCAATTTTCTTTTTTAAATTTTCAAAAAAATAACAAAAAAGAAAAAAAAACTGAATTTAATCAGTTTTTTCTGCTAAAGAATTTTAGCTAATTTAAGTTAGAGTGGGTAATAAACCCTTCTATATTTTACCACATTTATAAATTTTATCAATACCTTTTTTTAAATTTTTATTTTTTATTTTTTCTTAAATTTCCATTTTTTCATATTTTTTAAAATAATCCTTC
Coding sequences within it:
- a CDS encoding adenylate kinase, with translation MNIVLFGAPGAGKGTQAKELIQKYEIPQISTGDILRAAIANKTPLGLEAKKLMDEGKLVSDDIVNGLVEARLQEEDCKKGFILDGFPRTVAQAEELDKILEKSNREIEKVIALEVSDEEIIERITGRRVSKKTGKIYHIKYNPPVDENPEDLEQRADDNEETVKKRLAVYNEQTAPVLDFYKKQNKVYSVDGAKKLEEITKDIIDILEK